One stretch of Rosistilla oblonga DNA includes these proteins:
- the rsmH gene encoding 16S rRNA (cytosine(1402)-N(4))-methyltransferase RsmH — protein sequence MPDSDSSTSMHVPVLPSEVIEALDLSPGKRIVDGTFGGGGHSRLILPAIAPGGMLIGLDRDPRAIQQYGPQWRDSLPAIESDPSPRIELINDSYHRLPQLMEELEIDGVDGILLDLGLSSDQLNDPSRGFSYQTDGDLDLRFDPTCGEAASDLLLRLPEKEIADLIYQFGEERCSRRIARRIVERRKERRAVKTADELASLVRSCVPRGKNHRIDPATRTFQALRIAVNQELRIVKQSLEDLPGCLRPGGRLAVISFHSLEDRLVKHAFREADDLEIITRKPILASDRENAENPRARSAKLRVAVKR from the coding sequence ATGCCCGATTCCGATTCTTCGACCAGCATGCACGTGCCGGTTCTCCCTTCGGAAGTCATCGAGGCGTTGGACCTCAGCCCGGGCAAGCGGATTGTCGACGGGACGTTTGGCGGCGGCGGCCACTCGCGGCTGATCCTTCCCGCGATCGCTCCCGGCGGAATGCTGATCGGCCTCGATCGCGACCCGCGAGCGATTCAGCAATACGGTCCGCAGTGGCGCGATTCGCTTCCCGCGATCGAGTCCGACCCGTCGCCTCGGATCGAACTGATCAACGACAGCTACCATCGTCTGCCGCAGCTGATGGAAGAGCTCGAGATCGATGGCGTCGACGGGATTCTGTTAGACCTGGGGCTGTCGAGCGATCAATTAAACGACCCATCGCGCGGCTTCAGCTACCAGACCGATGGCGATTTGGATCTCCGCTTCGATCCGACCTGTGGCGAAGCGGCCAGCGATCTGCTGTTGCGGCTGCCCGAAAAAGAGATCGCCGATCTGATCTATCAGTTTGGCGAAGAGCGTTGCAGTCGCCGGATCGCGCGGCGGATCGTCGAGCGACGCAAAGAGCGGCGGGCGGTCAAGACAGCCGACGAATTGGCATCGCTCGTCCGCAGCTGTGTTCCGCGCGGCAAGAACCACCGCATCGATCCCGCGACGCGAACATTCCAAGCGCTGCGGATCGCCGTCAATCAGGAACTGCGGATCGTCAAACAATCGCTCGAAGACCTCCCCGGTTGCCTCCGCCCCGGCGGCCGCTTGGCAGTCATCAGTTTCCATTCGCTCGAAGACCGGCTGGTCAAACACGCATTTCGCGAAGCGGACGATCTGGAAATCATAACCCGCAAACCGATCCTGGCATCGGACCGCGAAAACGCCGAGAACCCCAGAGCCCGCAGCGCCAAGCTGCGAGTGGCGGTAAAGAGGTAA
- a CDS encoding catalase produces the protein MAKKKAQKAAAETGHWGEGGELHQRSKKGDQPLTTNQGLVVADDQNTLSVGPRGPQLLEDFIMREKITHFDHERIPERVVHARGYAAHGYFQAYKSHAKLTKAAFLQDAETKTPVFCRFSTVAGSAGSPDTARDVRGFAVKFYTSEGNYDLVGNNMPVFFIQDAIKFPDLIHSVKPAPDRDFPQAQSAHDTFWDFVSLNPESMHMLMWVMSDRAIPRSFRMMEGFGVHTFRMINKKGESQFVKFHWRPTLGTFSVIWDEAMKISGADPDFHRRDFWNAIESGNYPEWELSVQVFSEDQANEFDFDVLDPTKLIPEELVPLTPLGKMVLDRNVDNFFAETEQVAFCPSHVVPGIDFSNDPLLQGRLFSYLDTQLSRLGSPNFHQIPVNKPKCPFANFQRDGHMQMEVPTGRVANEPNSLDDGSPREDAMAGFNSYHAAEAGEKRRLRPESFADHYSQARLFWISMTEPEQRHIVGGFAFELGKCNESKIRTRMLGHLANVDQSLSDRVAEKLGMSGQADTIQPRVPVRDVQPSKPLSQYSVAPESLQGKKIGLLTTDGIDAKLLDAIATAAKKEGATLAVIAPTRGAIHTSDGKELATDDFLAGAPSVLFDCVIVAPAADHAEMLAGEAAAVNWVRDAFAHLKVIGFTDTATGIFEKASVATDADEGVISIDSSTLSEFIKQAKRHRIWAREPQLRTL, from the coding sequence ATGGCTAAGAAGAAGGCACAAAAAGCGGCGGCGGAAACGGGGCACTGGGGCGAGGGGGGCGAGTTGCACCAACGGTCGAAGAAGGGGGACCAACCGCTGACGACAAACCAGGGCTTAGTCGTCGCCGACGATCAGAACACGCTGTCGGTTGGGCCGCGTGGGCCGCAATTGCTCGAAGACTTTATCATGCGTGAGAAGATCACGCATTTCGATCACGAACGGATTCCCGAACGCGTTGTGCACGCCCGCGGCTACGCAGCTCATGGTTACTTTCAGGCCTACAAATCTCACGCCAAACTGACCAAGGCAGCTTTCCTACAGGACGCCGAGACGAAGACGCCGGTCTTCTGCCGCTTCTCCACGGTCGCTGGCAGCGCCGGTTCGCCCGACACCGCTCGCGACGTCCGCGGCTTTGCCGTCAAGTTCTACACCAGCGAAGGGAACTACGATCTGGTCGGCAACAACATGCCGGTCTTCTTCATCCAAGATGCAATCAAATTCCCCGACTTGATCCACAGCGTCAAACCAGCACCCGACCGCGACTTCCCGCAAGCCCAATCGGCTCACGACACCTTCTGGGACTTTGTCTCCTTGAATCCCGAAAGCATGCACATGCTGATGTGGGTGATGTCGGACCGGGCGATCCCGCGATCGTTTCGAATGATGGAAGGTTTTGGCGTCCACACGTTTCGGATGATCAATAAGAAAGGGGAATCGCAGTTCGTCAAGTTTCATTGGCGTCCCACGCTGGGAACCTTCTCGGTGATCTGGGACGAGGCGATGAAGATCTCCGGCGCCGATCCCGATTTCCATCGCCGCGATTTCTGGAACGCTATCGAGTCGGGCAACTATCCCGAATGGGAGCTGTCGGTTCAAGTGTTCAGCGAAGATCAGGCGAACGAATTCGATTTCGACGTGCTCGATCCAACCAAACTGATCCCCGAAGAACTGGTTCCGCTGACGCCGTTGGGAAAGATGGTTCTCGATCGAAACGTCGACAACTTCTTTGCCGAGACCGAACAGGTGGCGTTCTGCCCGTCACACGTGGTCCCCGGGATCGATTTCTCCAACGATCCGCTGCTGCAAGGTCGACTGTTCTCCTACCTCGACACGCAACTGTCGCGACTGGGCAGTCCCAACTTTCATCAGATTCCAGTCAACAAGCCGAAGTGTCCGTTTGCCAACTTCCAACGCGATGGGCATATGCAGATGGAGGTGCCGACGGGACGTGTTGCCAACGAGCCAAACAGTCTCGACGATGGCAGTCCTCGCGAAGACGCGATGGCCGGTTTCAACAGCTACCACGCCGCCGAAGCGGGCGAGAAACGGCGGTTGCGTCCGGAGAGTTTCGCCGATCACTATTCGCAAGCTCGACTGTTTTGGATCTCGATGACCGAGCCCGAACAGCGACACATCGTTGGCGGGTTTGCGTTTGAGTTGGGGAAATGCAACGAGTCGAAGATTCGCACTAGGATGCTGGGGCACCTGGCAAACGTCGACCAAAGCCTGAGCGATCGGGTTGCCGAGAAGCTGGGGATGTCGGGGCAAGCCGATACGATCCAGCCGCGGGTGCCGGTCCGCGACGTGCAACCGTCGAAGCCGTTGTCGCAGTATTCGGTCGCCCCCGAATCTTTGCAAGGCAAAAAGATCGGATTGCTGACGACCGACGGGATCGACGCGAAGCTGCTGGACGCAATTGCTACCGCCGCCAAGAAGGAAGGGGCAACGTTGGCGGTGATCGCGCCGACTCGCGGTGCGATCCATACCAGCGACGGCAAGGAACTGGCGACCGACGACTTCCTCGCCGGTGCACCATCGGTGCTGTTCGACTGCGTCATCGTTGCACCGGCGGCAGATCATGCCGAGATGCTGGCTGGCGAAGCGGCAGCGGTGAACTGGGTTCGCGATGCGTTTGCGCATCTGAAAGTCATCGGCTTCACCGACACGGCGACGGGGATCTTTGAGAAAGCTTCCGTCGCTACCGATGCCGATGAAGGTGTGATCTCGATCGATTCGTCAACCTTGAGCGAGTTTATCAAACAGGCGAAGCGACACCGGATCTGGGCCCGCGAACCTCAATTGCGGACGTTGTGA
- a CDS encoding ATPase domain-containing protein, with protein MAFERISTGIETLDEILHGGLTRDRLYLVEGTPGTGKTTFGLQFLLAGRDRGEKGIYVTLSETKEELIGIAQSHGWSLDGIYIHELLNPEDAAGRAQYTMFEPSEVELGSTVGEVQKQVEAMKPQRIVFDSLSEMRLLSQGALRYRRQILALKQFFVGRGCTTLLLDDKATGGEDQQLQSLAHGVIRLEQRLTDYGNERRSLRVIKHRGSDFIGGAHDVQLMRGGMQVFPRATVDTSPWFADGRVISSGLDSLDQLLGGGITEGSSTLLLGPAGVGKSSMGVQFAVEAAKRGERAVLFEFEESDNALLTRSEGLGLPLRKYIDDGSIAVRHLPAGEIAPNEFAMKVRSEVAEDAQGRKTTVVLIDSLNGYLSSMPHENFLVVQLHDILNYLGKRGIATFLVVAQHGMMGHGMGTPVDTSYLADAVILFRYFEAAGEIHRAISVVKNRTANHERTIREFGLSDQGLVIGQPLTNFRGVLAGTPEFIGPRDVLLDPREASTE; from the coding sequence ATGGCATTCGAAAGAATCAGCACGGGGATCGAAACGCTCGATGAGATATTGCATGGTGGGCTGACCCGCGATCGGTTGTATCTGGTCGAAGGGACTCCGGGGACGGGGAAGACAACGTTTGGACTGCAGTTCCTTCTGGCGGGACGCGATCGTGGCGAGAAGGGAATCTACGTCACACTATCGGAAACAAAAGAAGAACTGATCGGGATCGCGCAGTCGCACGGCTGGTCGCTCGACGGCATCTATATCCACGAACTACTGAATCCCGAAGACGCCGCCGGCCGCGCACAATACACGATGTTCGAACCGTCGGAGGTCGAACTGGGAAGCACCGTTGGAGAGGTGCAGAAACAGGTCGAGGCGATGAAGCCGCAAAGGATCGTGTTTGATTCGCTGTCGGAAATGCGGTTGCTGTCTCAGGGAGCGTTGCGATACCGCCGGCAGATCCTGGCGCTGAAGCAATTTTTTGTCGGCCGCGGCTGCACCACGTTGCTGTTGGACGACAAGGCGACCGGCGGCGAAGACCAACAGCTGCAGAGTCTGGCTCACGGCGTGATTCGACTCGAACAACGACTGACCGACTACGGCAACGAACGCCGTTCGTTGCGAGTGATCAAACACCGCGGGTCCGACTTCATCGGCGGTGCTCACGATGTCCAATTGATGCGCGGCGGGATGCAAGTCTTTCCGCGAGCGACTGTCGACACAAGTCCGTGGTTTGCCGACGGCCGCGTGATCAGCAGCGGCTTGGATTCGTTGGACCAATTGTTGGGTGGCGGTATCACCGAGGGTTCGAGCACACTTTTGTTAGGCCCCGCCGGTGTCGGTAAATCGTCGATGGGTGTGCAGTTCGCGGTGGAAGCGGCCAAGCGTGGCGAGCGGGCGGTGCTGTTCGAATTTGAGGAGAGCGATAACGCGTTGTTGACGCGTTCCGAAGGACTCGGACTGCCGCTGCGAAAATACATCGATGACGGCTCGATCGCCGTTCGGCATCTTCCCGCCGGCGAGATCGCACCCAATGAGTTTGCGATGAAGGTGCGTTCGGAAGTCGCCGAGGATGCTCAGGGGCGAAAGACAACTGTCGTGTTGATCGACAGTCTCAACGGCTATTTGAGTTCGATGCCACACGAAAACTTTCTTGTCGTCCAGCTGCACGACATCTTGAACTATCTTGGCAAGCGAGGGATCGCAACCTTCCTGGTCGTTGCTCAGCATGGCATGATGGGGCACGGGATGGGAACGCCTGTCGACACAAGCTATCTCGCCGACGCGGTGATCCTGTTCCGCTACTTCGAAGCCGCTGGCGAAATTCACCGCGCGATATCGGTCGTCAAGAATCGCACGGCCAATCACGAGCGGACGATTCGTGAATTCGGCTTGAGCGATCAAGGCCTTGTGATCGGCCAACCGTTGACGAATTTTCGCGGCGTGCTGGCCGGAACGCCCGAGTTCATCGGACCTCGCGATGTGCTGTTGGATCCCCGAGAAGCGAGTACCGAATGA
- a CDS encoding hybrid sensor histidine kinase/response regulator has product MNSLEPSSDISQRVAIFAPTPQDAKICKQILDDVQIEADFCSSIDQLCDAIEAGVGVGLVGEYHLGHVQLQRLHDVLSRQPEWSDFPVLVLLGTEELSSQRVEQLLSIGNVTLVPCPLRIAVFVSKLRARLRDRRRQYAVRDLLIERRRAVEAAAVDARRLRLALQAGQMGVWEWSQKELYWSPTFYDLYGFEKTVTPDPQRCFERVHADDRDTLVSQWTRSLEQGTELRMEFRIAHPQLGQRWLSAIGEPVRSKSGRVLRHSGIIWDVTQRHESEAALLEAREQAESANRAKSEFLANMSHEIRTPMTAILGYIDLIDEKVDHEETRDHIDTVRRNGKFLLAIINDILDLSKIEAGKFDLAVEPFSPNRLIEDVRSIMNVRATENQIDLHINYEGLVPETIQTDPKRLKQILINLVGNAIKFTDRGSVTLSVSYDPSAKRVLFQVADTGIGMTTRQINRLFQPFSQADSSVSRTFGGTGLGLAISQRLASIMGGEISVESEPGEGSCFAVSIDPGDLTNTRLVPLRPFEDVPVSESSSDVSPLTCSVLLVDDRRDIRFLASRLLSNAGATITEAEDGQEAVDKMQEMLRNDRVVDLILLDMQMPRLDGYRTADQLRRLGYKGPIIALTADAMQGDMDRCIQCGCNDYLSKPIDSALLLEKVRSFVGSEFRL; this is encoded by the coding sequence ATGAATTCCCTGGAACCGTCCAGCGACATCAGCCAACGCGTGGCCATTTTCGCACCGACTCCGCAGGACGCCAAGATATGCAAGCAGATCTTGGACGACGTCCAGATCGAAGCCGATTTCTGTTCGTCCATCGACCAGCTTTGCGATGCGATCGAAGCGGGCGTCGGCGTCGGTTTGGTGGGCGAATATCACCTGGGGCACGTTCAGCTGCAGCGGCTGCACGATGTCCTGTCGCGACAGCCCGAATGGTCCGACTTTCCCGTCTTGGTGCTGTTGGGAACCGAAGAGCTTTCGTCGCAGCGGGTGGAGCAATTGCTCTCGATCGGGAACGTCACGCTGGTTCCCTGCCCGCTGCGGATCGCGGTTTTTGTCAGCAAATTGCGGGCTCGGCTCCGCGATCGACGCCGGCAATACGCGGTTCGGGATCTATTGATCGAACGTCGGCGAGCGGTCGAGGCGGCTGCTGTCGATGCCCGCCGGCTGCGACTGGCGTTGCAAGCTGGCCAGATGGGCGTTTGGGAATGGAGCCAAAAAGAACTCTATTGGTCGCCGACGTTCTACGATCTGTATGGGTTTGAAAAAACGGTTACCCCCGACCCCCAACGATGTTTCGAACGCGTCCACGCCGACGACCGCGACACCTTGGTCTCCCAATGGACCCGTTCGTTGGAACAGGGAACCGAATTGCGGATGGAATTTCGGATCGCGCATCCGCAGCTGGGCCAGCGTTGGTTGTCGGCCATTGGCGAACCGGTGCGATCCAAATCGGGAAGAGTGTTGCGTCATTCGGGGATCATCTGGGACGTCACGCAGCGGCATGAATCGGAAGCCGCGTTGTTGGAAGCGCGCGAACAGGCCGAGAGTGCAAACCGGGCGAAGAGCGAATTTCTGGCGAACATGAGTCACGAGATCCGCACGCCGATGACGGCGATCCTCGGCTACATCGATCTGATCGATGAAAAGGTCGACCACGAAGAGACGCGAGACCACATCGATACGGTTCGCCGGAACGGCAAGTTTTTGCTGGCGATCATCAACGACATCCTCGATCTATCGAAGATCGAAGCTGGCAAGTTCGATCTGGCGGTCGAGCCGTTTTCGCCGAATCGCTTGATCGAAGATGTGCGAAGCATCATGAATGTCCGCGCTACGGAAAATCAGATCGACCTGCATATCAATTATGAGGGACTGGTTCCCGAGACGATCCAGACCGACCCAAAACGGCTGAAACAGATCCTGATCAATCTTGTCGGCAACGCCATCAAGTTCACCGACCGCGGCTCGGTCACGCTTTCGGTCTCTTACGACCCGTCGGCCAAACGAGTCTTGTTTCAGGTTGCCGACACCGGCATTGGGATGACGACGCGCCAGATCAATCGACTGTTCCAACCGTTCAGCCAAGCCGATTCGTCGGTCTCGCGGACCTTTGGTGGCACCGGTTTGGGACTGGCGATATCGCAGCGATTGGCGAGCATCATGGGAGGCGAAATCTCCGTAGAGAGCGAACCGGGCGAAGGGAGTTGTTTTGCCGTATCGATCGATCCCGGGGATCTCACCAACACGCGTCTGGTCCCGCTGCGACCGTTCGAAGACGTGCCGGTGTCGGAGTCGTCCAGCGATGTCTCGCCGCTGACCTGCAGCGTGCTGCTGGTCGACGACCGCCGCGACATTCGCTTCCTTGCTTCGCGTCTGTTATCCAACGCGGGGGCGACGATTACCGAGGCCGAAGATGGCCAGGAAGCTGTCGACAAGATGCAAGAGATGCTCCGCAACGACCGCGTCGTCGACCTAATCCTATTGGACATGCAGATGCCGCGACTCGACGGTTACCGAACCGCCGATCAACTGCGACGGCTTGGCTACAAGGGGCCGATCATCGCACTGACCGCCGACGCGATGCAGGGCGACATGGACCGCTGCATCCAGTGTGGCTGCAACGACTATTTGAGCAAGCCGATCGACAGTGCGCTGCTCTTAGAAAAGGTCCGCAGCTTCGTCGGATCCGAGTTTCGACTCTAG
- the sbnA gene encoding 2,3-diaminopropionate biosynthesis protein SbnA yields MAVLEQENGVAEECQSASRPHVQSADGILDCVGQTPLVQMRRYLEEPSVELYAKLESANPGGSAKDRPATRMLHHAIRQGELAEGATVIESSSGNMGIGLAQACRFHGLRFMCVVDPHAQPQNVAIMRALGAEIVRVERQVDGSFLAARLQRVRELLEVTPNSYWPNQYANRQNPIAHLNGTIREIDRDTGGDIDYLFVATSSTGTAQGCRDYLRRHRRNTKVIAVDANGSVLFGGSPGERLIPGLGAGHEPALARDQTFDQIVRVSDIDCVVGCRRAAGREAMLVGGSAGGVLEVVRSMEANLRGKRCVAILHDSGTRYLDTVFNDDWLQSALGTNAEEVESRSDSPALSSTEARSQ; encoded by the coding sequence ATGGCGGTCCTCGAACAGGAAAACGGCGTTGCGGAAGAGTGCCAGTCGGCCAGTCGACCGCACGTCCAATCGGCTGACGGCATCCTCGACTGCGTCGGCCAAACACCGTTGGTTCAGATGCGTCGCTATCTCGAAGAGCCTAGCGTCGAACTATACGCAAAGCTCGAATCGGCGAACCCGGGTGGAAGTGCCAAAGATCGTCCCGCCACGCGAATGTTGCACCATGCGATACGGCAGGGGGAACTTGCGGAAGGGGCGACGGTGATCGAATCCTCTTCGGGAAACATGGGGATCGGTTTGGCTCAGGCGTGTCGGTTTCACGGCTTGCGATTTATGTGTGTCGTCGATCCGCATGCCCAACCGCAAAACGTGGCGATCATGCGAGCGTTGGGAGCGGAGATCGTACGCGTTGAGCGGCAGGTCGACGGGAGCTTCCTGGCGGCTCGATTACAGCGGGTGCGAGAACTGTTGGAAGTCACTCCCAACAGCTATTGGCCCAACCAATACGCAAACCGCCAGAACCCCATCGCTCACCTGAATGGCACGATTCGCGAGATCGATCGCGATACCGGCGGCGACATCGACTATCTCTTTGTCGCGACCAGCAGCACGGGGACGGCCCAAGGCTGTCGCGACTACTTACGCCGCCACCGTCGCAATACGAAAGTGATCGCTGTCGACGCCAACGGCAGCGTGTTGTTTGGCGGTTCGCCCGGCGAGCGGTTGATTCCTGGATTGGGCGCTGGCCACGAACCTGCTCTCGCCCGCGATCAAACGTTCGACCAAATCGTTCGCGTCTCCGACATCGATTGTGTCGTTGGCTGCCGCCGGGCAGCGGGGCGCGAAGCGATGCTCGTTGGCGGATCGGCGGGCGGGGTTTTAGAAGTTGTTCGATCGATGGAAGCAAACCTGCGCGGCAAGCGTTGTGTCGCGATCCTTCACGATTCGGGGACTCGATACCTGGACACGGTCTTCAACGACGATTGGCTTCAGTCGGCGCTTGGCACAAATGCTGAAGAAGTCGAATCGCGGAGCGATTCGCCAGCACTTTCGTCGACCGAAGCGAGGTCGCAATGA
- a CDS encoding FAD/NAD(P)-binding protein: MSAPLAASVAVGDRSNLSHGASRFRIGIVGCGPRGLYSLQSLSDELRRSRCVQSLSIDIFEPSEFPGAGNVYASCQPHYLKMNFAAKHINAWADSGESGAKRLDFVGWLKQRYGTSVDPNEFAPRAIVGEYLHDCYRRVYAELEEFAQLKLHRCSVSRVDRRDRRWVVQTDRLEAEYDELVLTVGHEGWRTPQPSQGETKPDFISAFPIRKNLSVESIHPRETVAIRGCGLTWIDVTLALTTGRSGAFIVTGDNWRYLPSGCEPRRIIPFSRSGRPMLAKPNESLFPQPAALDAIWERGRDAIDALQLPIHRCDRESQFWQILTQSAAAAVNHFRDRSFGTSTEVQNWFDDWCRGTMKPATSLAAMRRSFRVATGREAPDVGWAMGAAWRNLYPAIVRQVSYGGLAADQWKTFWHIAAEMERIAFGPPADNVGRMLALIDAGIVDLRFLTSELQMDTSRREGTCTIGNGIDTVAVDRCVDAVLPSPLQLHSSGPLHGLLDAGTIQRLHGSEGIEVDRLGRPVTEKGRAVDGLAIIGRSTEGCVLGNDTLSRTLHDQPQRWAAGVATKIQNRKENE, encoded by the coding sequence ATGAGTGCTCCGCTGGCAGCATCGGTTGCCGTCGGAGATCGATCGAACCTGTCGCACGGGGCGTCGCGGTTCCGGATCGGGATCGTCGGTTGTGGTCCGCGTGGGCTGTACAGTTTGCAATCGCTGAGCGATGAACTGCGGCGAAGTCGCTGTGTTCAAAGCCTATCGATCGACATCTTCGAGCCGTCCGAGTTTCCCGGTGCGGGGAATGTCTACGCGTCCTGTCAGCCTCATTACCTGAAGATGAACTTCGCCGCGAAGCACATCAACGCTTGGGCGGATTCCGGTGAATCGGGGGCTAAACGTCTCGACTTCGTCGGCTGGTTGAAGCAAAGGTACGGGACATCGGTCGATCCAAACGAATTTGCCCCACGAGCGATCGTTGGCGAATATTTGCACGACTGTTACCGAAGAGTTTACGCCGAACTGGAGGAATTCGCGCAGCTGAAGCTTCACCGCTGCAGCGTCTCGCGAGTCGACCGCCGCGACCGGCGCTGGGTTGTGCAGACCGATCGGCTCGAAGCGGAATACGACGAACTGGTTTTGACCGTCGGGCACGAGGGATGGCGGACTCCGCAACCGTCGCAAGGAGAAACGAAGCCGGATTTCATCTCCGCTTTCCCAATCCGGAAGAATCTGTCCGTCGAATCGATCCACCCTCGAGAGACCGTCGCAATCCGAGGTTGCGGTTTGACGTGGATCGACGTCACGCTGGCGTTGACCACCGGACGCAGCGGAGCTTTCATTGTCACGGGAGACAACTGGCGTTATCTGCCCAGCGGCTGTGAACCGCGGCGGATCATCCCCTTTTCGCGCAGTGGGCGACCGATGTTGGCCAAACCGAACGAGTCGCTGTTTCCGCAGCCCGCTGCGTTGGATGCGATCTGGGAACGCGGTCGCGATGCGATCGATGCGCTTCAACTGCCAATCCACCGCTGCGATCGAGAGAGCCAGTTCTGGCAGATTCTGACGCAATCAGCCGCCGCAGCAGTAAACCATTTCCGCGACCGTTCGTTTGGCACGTCGACTGAGGTTCAAAATTGGTTTGACGATTGGTGTCGCGGCACGATGAAACCTGCGACGTCGTTGGCCGCGATGCGTCGTTCGTTTCGCGTCGCAACTGGTCGCGAGGCACCCGATGTTGGATGGGCGATGGGAGCCGCTTGGCGAAACCTGTATCCTGCGATCGTTCGTCAAGTCAGCTATGGCGGACTCGCCGCGGACCAGTGGAAGACGTTTTGGCATATCGCGGCAGAGATGGAGCGAATCGCCTTTGGCCCACCCGCCGACAACGTCGGCCGGATGTTGGCATTGATCGATGCCGGGATCGTCGACCTGCGTTTTCTCACCTCGGAACTGCAGATGGACACTTCGCGCCGCGAGGGAACTTGCACGATCGGCAACGGCATCGATACCGTAGCGGTCGATCGATGCGTCGACGCCGTGCTCCCCTCACCGCTTCAACTTCACAGCTCCGGGCCGCTGCATGGTTTACTGGATGCTGGCACGATTCAGCGGTTGCACGGCAGCGAGGGGATCGAAGTCGATCGCCTGGGGCGTCCGGTGACTGAAAAAGGTCGAGCGGTCGACGGACTGGCGATCATTGGGCGGTCGACAGAAGGCTGTGTGTTGGGCAACGATACGCTCAGCCGAACGCTGCACGATCAACCTCAACGCTGGGCGGCCGGAGTCGCAACAAAAATTCAAAATCGGAAAGAGAACGAATGA
- a CDS encoding Y4yA family PLP-dependent enzyme codes for MTCSIETSDPTDRQRIATLRSFCQGTPPLDAVLEPWMVELLSDRRPELDAACERFGSPLNVISAEPMVRNIEQLNRVAAERDLRFQVYFARKANKCLAFVDAANRIGAGIDVASEAECQQAIERGVRSADILCTAAIKPRSLIRLCVQNRVPIAIDNIDELRCVEAVAAELAIEAEVAIRISGFEHEGEKLFSRFGFDIDEAGHLLRQIPDPSGEASVRVCGIHFHLDGYSAAQRISAIRQSLPLIDRFRSLGHDVRFLDIGGGLPMCYLESESQWEAFHAAHRSALLGERKPITFKNDGLGFLNVDGKLHGHRNTYPYYQSPTAAAWLAGVLDAEFEPGETLAAAIRQRQLQLRCEPGRSVLNGCGITVARVEFVKRHPSGDSFVGVAMNRTQCRTGSDDFLVDPLVLRTNESASLDRNEALAGYFVGAYCTESELISLRRFRFPQGIAAGDLVVLPNTAGYFMHFLESRSHQFPLATNVVVDRDGEELFRVDAIDS; via the coding sequence ATGACCTGTAGCATCGAAACTTCGGATCCCACCGACCGCCAGCGGATCGCCACGCTGAGATCCTTCTGCCAAGGAACGCCCCCGTTGGACGCGGTGTTGGAACCTTGGATGGTCGAACTGTTGAGCGACCGAAGGCCGGAACTCGATGCGGCGTGCGAGCGATTTGGTTCGCCACTGAACGTAATCTCGGCCGAACCGATGGTCCGCAATATCGAGCAACTGAATCGAGTTGCTGCCGAACGCGATCTCCGTTTTCAGGTCTACTTTGCCCGGAAAGCCAACAAGTGTTTGGCGTTTGTCGATGCAGCCAACCGGATCGGGGCGGGGATCGATGTCGCGAGCGAGGCGGAGTGCCAGCAGGCGATCGAGCGTGGCGTGCGCAGTGCGGACATCCTTTGCACCGCAGCGATCAAGCCACGATCGTTGATCCGGTTGTGCGTGCAGAACCGAGTTCCGATTGCGATCGATAACATTGACGAACTTCGGTGCGTCGAAGCGGTGGCGGCGGAACTGGCGATCGAAGCGGAGGTTGCGATTCGGATCAGCGGTTTCGAGCATGAGGGTGAGAAGCTGTTCTCGCGTTTTGGTTTTGATATCGACGAAGCGGGCCATCTGCTCCGCCAGATTCCCGACCCCAGCGGCGAAGCTTCGGTTCGCGTCTGCGGTATCCATTTCCATCTGGATGGTTATAGCGCAGCTCAACGCATTAGTGCGATCCGCCAATCGCTGCCGTTGATCGACCGATTCCGGTCGCTTGGCCATGACGTTCGGTTTCTCGATATCGGTGGCGGTCTACCGATGTGTTATTTGGAGAGCGAGTCGCAGTGGGAAGCGTTTCACGCGGCGCATCGATCCGCACTGCTGGGCGAACGCAAACCGATCACCTTCAAAAATGATGGCCTTGGATTTCTTAACGTCGATGGGAAATTGCACGGCCATCGCAACACCTATCCCTATTACCAATCGCCCACCGCCGCAGCTTGGTTGGCTGGCGTATTGGATGCGGAATTCGAACCGGGGGAAACGCTCGCCGCTGCGATTCGCCAACGGCAGCTGCAGTTGCGATGCGAGCCCGGACGCAGCGTCTTAAACGGCTGTGGCATCACCGTCGCTCGCGTTGAGTTTGTCAAACGCCATCCCAGTGGAGATTCGTTTGTCGGGGTTGCCATGAACCGCACGCAGTGTCGAACCGGCAGCGATGACTTTCTCGTAGATCCCTTGGTGCTACGAACGAACGAAAGTGCAAGCTTGGATCGCAACGAGGCGTTGGCGGGATATTTCGTCGGCGCGTACTGCACCGAATCGGAACTGATCTCGCTGCGACGGTTCCGATTTCCCCAGGGGATTGCTGCCGGCGATCTGGTGGTTTTGCCCAACACCGCCGGCTATTTCATGCACTTTCTCGAGAGTCGGTCGCACCAATTCCCATTGGCAACCAACGTCGTGGTCGATCGCGACGGCGAAGAACTGTTTCGCGTCGACGCGATCGACAGCTAG